Within the Thermococcus sp. genome, the region CAACACAACCTACAGACTTCTGGAACTCTCTCACCCTGAGAAGAGTCCCACTGGGCGGTCGGGTCGAGAGTATATAAAGCTTTGGGTTTCTTCGCCGGGAAACAAAAACGTCGTGATTAAAACCTTTCGTTAGAAACGGATAACTCAAAAAAGCGTTTAAACATTCTTTTCCTAAATTTAAAGTGGGGAGGAGAATTCAAAACGAACACAGGAGCGGGGGTGGTAACTTGAGGGTCCCCGTCGTTTGTCCGTACTGCGGGGTTGGGTGCAGGCTCTACATCGAAAAAACTCCCGAAGGTTACAGGCTGGATTACGCTGACGATATACCGGGCATTCCGAACGAGAACGGAAGCCTCTGCCCGAAGGGGAACGCCGTTCTCGATTTGCTCTCAAAGGACAGGCTGAAAAAACCTCTCAAGGCAAAGGAAGAGGGAAAGTTCGTCGAGGTAAGCTGGAGCGATGCTATTAAAGAGGTCGCCGAGAGACTAAGGGAAATAGCCAGAGACGACCCCAACCAGCTCATGTTCTTCGGCTCGGCCAAAACATACAACGAGCCCAACTACCTGATTCAAAAGCTGGCCAGAATGCTCGGAACCAACAACATCGACCACTGCGCGAGGCTCTGCCACTCCTCGACGGTTGCGGGCCTGAAGGCCGTCTTCGGTGCCGGAGCCATGACCAACACCTACCGCGACATCGAGATGGCGGACGTGATAGTGATTTGGGGTCACAACTACGCTGAAACCCACCCGGTCGGCTTCCGCTACGTCCTCAAGGCCAAGGAGAGGGGAGCAAAAGTCATCGTCGTTGACCCGCGCTATACAAGAACCGCCTGGTTCTCGGACATGTTCCTCCAGCTTTATCCCGGAACAGACATAGCCCTCGCCAACGGCATGATGCACGTTATAATAAAACACGGCCTCTACGACAAGGATTTCGTTGAAAAAAGAACCGTTGGCTTCTCAGAGCTGAAGAAGACCGTAGAGAAGTACCCCCTCAAGAGGGTGGAGGAGATAACCAGCGTCCCTGCAGAGCTGATAGAGGAAGCCGCGGTAACGTTCGCCAGGGCCGAAAACGCTGTCATAACGTGGGCAATGGGATTAACACAGTCGGTTCACGGCTACGACAACGTCAGGGCCGTTGCGACGCTCATAGCGATAACCGGGCACATAGGAAAGCCCGGAAACGGTGCATCACCCATGCGTGGCCAGAACAACGTTCAGGGTGCCTGTGACCTGGGTGTTCTTCCAAACGTCTTTCCCGGCTACCGGCCGGTAACGGACCCCGAAGAGAGGAAAGCCTTCGAAAAATTCTGGGGGGTTCAGCTCAGCGGTGATGTGGGCCTTACAACGGTCGAGGCGACCCATGAAGCGCTGAGGGGCAGGCTTAGGGCCTACTACATAATGGGTGAAAATCCCGTCATAAGCGAGGCCAACTCAAGGAACGTCCTCAGGGCCCTTAGAAAGCTCGAATTCCTCGTCGTGCAGGACATCTTCCCCACAGAGACAACGAGATTGGCGGACATCGTTCTGCCCGCAACCTCGATGCTCGAAAACGAGGGTTCCCTCACCAACACGGAGAGGCGCGTGCAGTGGAGTTTCAAGGCCATAGAACCGCCGGGGGAAGCGAGGCCAGACTGGTGGATAGTGAGCGAGATAGGAAAGGCGGTTGGCTTCACGGAAAGTGGAGCGAAGGGCTTCAACTACACCTCCCCGGAGGAGATACTGAGGGAGATAAACGCAATCGTTCCCCAGTACAGGGGGATAACGCCCGAGAGACTCAAGAAAAACCTCGCCGGAATCCACTGGCCGTGTCCGAGCGAAGACCACCCGGGAACGAGGGTTCTCTACACCGAGAGGTTCTTAACACCCGACGGGAAGGCCCATCTGGCTTCCGTTGAGCACAGACCACCCGCGGAAACGCCTGACGAAGAATACCCGCTGATTCTGACGACGATGCGATACGTCGGGCACTTCCACACGCTGACCATGACCGGGAGGAGCGAGCTCCTGAGGAAGCGCTGGAGGGAGCCTTTCCTCGAGGTTCACCCGAATGATGCGGAGCGCTTTGAGCTAAAAGACGGGGAATGGGCGCTCATCGAGACCAGACGTGGCAGGTACGTGGCGAGGGTGAAAGTGACGAAGGCGGTGAAGCCCGGCGTGGTTGCTATTCCATGGCACTGGGGGGCCAACGTCCTGACGAACGATGCCCTCGACCCGGTTTCAAAAATCCCGGACACCAAGGCATGCGCCTCTCGAGTCAAGGCCATTAGCGATGCCGAGGCGAAGCGTATTTTGGAGGAGCTCAGGAACGAGGGGGTGGTAGCGTGACCGGAATCCTGATTGACCCCGGCAAGTGCATAGCATGCAGGGCCTGCGAAGTTGCCTGTGAGAGGGAACACGGGAGGAGCTTCATCACGGTCTTTGAGTTCGAAGGCTCGGCAGTACCCCTCAACTGTCGCCACTGCGAGAAGGCGCCGTGCATAGAGGCCTGCCCAACTGGAGCGCTTTTCAGGGATAAAGACGGGGCTGTGATGGTAGACGTCAAGAAGTGCATAGGGTGCGATATGTGTCTCCTGGCGTGTCCCTTTGGAATACCTGAAATGGCTGGAAAAATCATGGTAAAGTGCGACCTCTGTCCTGAAAGAAGGGCCGAGGGGAAGCTCCCCCTCTGCGTCCAGACCTGTCCAACGAGAGCGCTAACCTACGAAGAGCCCAACGAGTTCTCCGTAAGGAGGAGAAAGTCCTACGCCGAGAGAATCGCCCTCAGGAGGGCCCATGATGTTCCCCAACTTTGACTGGGAAAAATGCATAGGCTGTATTGCCTGCGTAAGAACCTGCAGAGGCGGGGCTTTGAGCTACACCGACAGAGAGGGAATCAGGACGATAACCTTTGAGCCCGGGCTCTGCGACGGTGATTTGCTCTGCCTCGAGGTCTGTCCGGTTGGAGCGATAGAGCCCTCCCCCAAATCCAGTGGTGACTCGGCAACGTTTCCCCTAGCCCGGTGTGAAAACTGCGGTAAACTGACAGATTTCACGGTTAAAGAGGTCGAATGGGGGAAGGAGAGGGGTCTTTTCGATGTTTTCCTGTGTCCGGAATGTAGAAGGGTCGAATCGGCAAAGAGGATAGGGGAGGGATTTGAATGAACGGCATAAACTTCGCCTTTCACTGCCTTGAGAGGCCGGAGCCGAGCGGAAAAAGGGTCGCGATAATAGGGTCAGGACCCGCGGGACTTTCCGCGGCCGGCTATCTGGCCTGCAAGGGACATGAAGTCCACGTTTACGACAAACTGCCCGAACCGGGTGGACTTATGCTCTTCGCCATTCCAGAGTTC harbors:
- the fdhF gene encoding formate dehydrogenase subunit alpha, with the protein product MRVPVVCPYCGVGCRLYIEKTPEGYRLDYADDIPGIPNENGSLCPKGNAVLDLLSKDRLKKPLKAKEEGKFVEVSWSDAIKEVAERLREIARDDPNQLMFFGSAKTYNEPNYLIQKLARMLGTNNIDHCARLCHSSTVAGLKAVFGAGAMTNTYRDIEMADVIVIWGHNYAETHPVGFRYVLKAKERGAKVIVVDPRYTRTAWFSDMFLQLYPGTDIALANGMMHVIIKHGLYDKDFVEKRTVGFSELKKTVEKYPLKRVEEITSVPAELIEEAAVTFARAENAVITWAMGLTQSVHGYDNVRAVATLIAITGHIGKPGNGASPMRGQNNVQGACDLGVLPNVFPGYRPVTDPEERKAFEKFWGVQLSGDVGLTTVEATHEALRGRLRAYYIMGENPVISEANSRNVLRALRKLEFLVVQDIFPTETTRLADIVLPATSMLENEGSLTNTERRVQWSFKAIEPPGEARPDWWIVSEIGKAVGFTESGAKGFNYTSPEEILREINAIVPQYRGITPERLKKNLAGIHWPCPSEDHPGTRVLYTERFLTPDGKAHLASVEHRPPAETPDEEYPLILTTMRYVGHFHTLTMTGRSELLRKRWREPFLEVHPNDAERFELKDGEWALIETRRGRYVARVKVTKAVKPGVVAIPWHWGANVLTNDALDPVSKIPDTKACASRVKAISDAEAKRILEELRNEGVVA
- a CDS encoding 4Fe-4S dicluster domain-containing protein; the encoded protein is MTGILIDPGKCIACRACEVACEREHGRSFITVFEFEGSAVPLNCRHCEKAPCIEACPTGALFRDKDGAVMVDVKKCIGCDMCLLACPFGIPEMAGKIMVKCDLCPERRAEGKLPLCVQTCPTRALTYEEPNEFSVRRRKSYAERIALRRAHDVPQL
- a CDS encoding 4Fe-4S dicluster domain-containing protein, coding for MMFPNFDWEKCIGCIACVRTCRGGALSYTDREGIRTITFEPGLCDGDLLCLEVCPVGAIEPSPKSSGDSATFPLARCENCGKLTDFTVKEVEWGKERGLFDVFLCPECRRVESAKRIGEGFE